One Misgurnus anguillicaudatus chromosome 19, ASM2758022v2, whole genome shotgun sequence genomic region harbors:
- the cntnap1 gene encoding contactin-associated protein 1 produces the protein MDIKILGPILLIFFAFQNCSTRPCLDPLVSPLYSSAFHASSRYNFLYSAHFGKLYGSSGWSPSPQDRQPWMQIDFWTKYRIMAIATQGTFNSYDWVTKYMLLYGDRPDTWTPYVMKGGNMTLPGNWNYYQVKRNVFHYAFTAKHLRIYPMGWNTENGGKIGLRLEVYGCPYDSYVMHFEGDDMVAYSFPKGKMRTLQDHYALNFKTLEKDGILLHSEGLQGDSITLELKTGRLYLHISLGSSTVHNTNGMTTMRLGNLLDTQHWHYVTIKRYGREVNFTLDSETETTILNGEFQHLDLDKQLYVGGVIEKDLPHLPGKVNFRGCMENVFINGINIIKMTQYQEPEVRLAPKKKMMHYICRDLLWRPMTFAGPNNYLQLPGFFRKNRLAVKFKFRSWDYTGLLMFTRFADDLGSLELGLSEGQVNVTLMQPGNKRIRFAAGYRLNDGFWHTVDLAAKDNLLSITIDEDESSPLKITNPFTVRTGDRYFFGGCPKTNNTARCVTKLSRFHGCMQQIFIDDEPVDIDVMLQRKWGRYAEILVGTCGITDRCTPNPCEHEGRCIQSWNDFLCVCNNTGYKGEVCHNSVYRESCEAYRLNGKYWSGNYTIDPDLSGPLKPFKVFCNMLQKSWTVIEHNRMKSTKVSGSTVDRPYIGDLRYVNASWDEVTALANTSLYCEQWIEFSCYKSRLLNTPHGRPYTYWIGRHNESHEYWGGAFPESGKCGCAVNQTCTDSKYWCNCDADYRQWHVDKGYLSFRDHLPVRRIVIGDTNRTGSEAHYSVGALYCHGDRSIWNTIGITKPQYLTFPTFKPGTSADITFHFRTYRTNGVFLESSDDHLRNFLRIELNSTTSVIFIFMVGDGIRNVTLHTPKPLNDNEWHYVEAEINVKLARLKVDFLPPAIHKFPGQTYITMKFTQPLLVGAANHTLRPFLGCIRGLRMNGVPVDLEGKVDEKAGIRRNCTGACLNASIPCRNGGQCIDGYAAYTCDCNNSAFDGYYCHLDIGAFFDVGAWLRYDIRKEPISFDAWWANFWIEPHWHNFTLGYNTTTDDIEFSFSTLQFPAVLLYISSFGNDYIAVLLKKDGTLSLRYRLGVINYKFKLTDRNMADGFPHFVNITRHNYTVWTQVDYMDPWIEKLVPGEIPRFDSPKSIFLGRVMEVGGVEYEIQRHNSPGFTGCISGVRYNIFAPLKAYFRPNVTNPPVTTQGYVVESNCGAFPPVLGYVPWEDDPWFTGLFFYYIHDDVTPPWMTLIVTVSLMLLFLILYGLYIYLYRYKGSYHTNEPKQLESPSSERPLTDTLRKDRKNLPEILEESPNE, from the exons ACGTTGCCTGGCAACTGGAATTACTACCAGGTAAAGAGGAATGTCTTTCATTATGCGTTCACTGCCAAACATCTCCGCATTTATCCCATGGGATGGAATACTGAAAATGGAGGCAAGATTGGCCTTCGACTGGAAGTCTACGGCTGTCCTTACG ATTCATACGTGATGCACTTTGAGGGGGATGATATGGTGGCGTATTCGTTTCCGAAGGGCAAAATGAGAACGCTTCAGGATCATTATGCTTTGAACTTTAAGACCCTGGAGAAAGACGGCATTCTCCTGCACAGTGAGGGGCTGCAGGGAGACTCCATCACTCTAGAGCTAAAAACTGGCCGGCTGTACTTACACATCAGCCTGG GGAGCAGCACAGTCCATAACACCAATGGGATGACCACAATGAGACTGGGAAACCTGTTGGATACTCAACACTGGCATTACGTCACCATTAAACGCTACGGCCGAGAGGTAAACTTCACCCTGGACAGCGAGACTGAGACTACTATACTCAACGGAGAGTTTCAGCACCTGGATCTGGACAAACAG CTTTATGTTGGTGGGGTGATTGAGAAAGACTTGCCTCACCTTCCTGGTAAGGTAAACTTTCGTGGGTGTATGGAGAATGTCTTCATCAATGGCATTAATATCATCAAGATGACACAGTACCAGGAGCCTGAAGTTCGACTAGCTCCTAAAAAG AAAATGATGCATTATATCTGCCGTGACCTACTTTGGagacccatgacctttgcgggACCAAACAACTACCTGCAGCTCCCCGGCTTCTTTCGGAAGAACCGTCTGGCCGTGAAGTTTAAGTTCCGTTCTTGGGACTACACAGGGCTGCTGATGTTCACCAGGTTTGCTGATGATTTGGGCTCTCTGGAGCTGGGGCTCAGTGAAGGACAGGTCAATGTCACTCTCATGCAGCCTGGAAACAAGAGAATACGCTTTGCTGCAG GGTATCGTCTAAATGACGGCTTCTGGCACACAGTTGACCTTGCCGCCAAAGACAACTTGCTGTCCATCACAATTGATGAAGATGAGAGCTCCCCACTGAAGATCACCAACCCGTTCACGGTCCGTACAGGAGACCGCTACTTCTTCGGAG GTTGTCCTAAGACCAATAACACGGCTCGCTGTGTCACCAAGCTATCCCGCTTTCACGGCTGCATGCAGCAGATCTTTATAGATGATGAGCCTGTGGATATAGATGTCATGCTGCAGAGAAAATGGGGTAGATATGCCGAAATCCTGGTGGGCACATGCggaattacagacag GTGCACTCCAAACCCATGTGAACATGAAGGCAGGTGTATTCAGTCCTGGAATGACTTTCTGTGTGTATGTAACAACACTGGCTATAAGGGAGAGGTTTGTCATAACT CCGTCTACAGAGAATCGTGTGAGGCTTACAGACTGAATGGGAAATATTGGTCAGGAAACTACACCATAGATCCAGATCTGAGTGGACCACTGAAGCCTTTCAAAGTCTTCTGCAACATGT TGCAAAAATCATGGACCGTTATCGAGCACAACCGTATGAAAAGCACAAAGGTGAGCGGGTCCACTGTGGATCGACCTTATATTGGGGACCTCCGGTATGTAAATGCATCGTGGGATGAAGTCACTGCCTTAGCAAACACTTCATTATACTGCGAACAGTGGATTGAATTCTCATGCTACAAGTCACGTCTCCTCAACACTCCAC ATGGAAGGCCTTACACTTATTGGATTGGTCGACATAATGAGAGTCATGAATATTGGGGCGGGGCGTTCCCAGAGAGTGGAAAATGTGGAtgtgctgtcaatcaaaccTGCACTGACTCTAAATACTGGTGCAACTGTGATGCTGACTACCGCCAATG GCATGTAGATAAAGGATATCTGTCATTCAGAGACCACCTGCCTGTCAGGAGAATTGTCATAGGTGACACAAACCGCACAGGGTCAGAAGCCCATTACAGTGTAGGAGCATTGTACTGCCATGGGGACC GGAGTATCTGGAACACCATAGGAATAACCAAACCCCAATATCTGACATTCCCCACTTTCAAACCCGGTACCAGTGCCGACATCACGTTTCACTTCCGGACCTACCGCACCAACGGAGTCTTTCTGGAAAGCTCAGATGACCACCTCCGGAATTTCCTACGAATAGAACTTAACT CCACAACTTCAGTGATTTTCATTTTCATGGTGGGTGATGGGATTCGAAATGTGACCCTGCACACTCCCAAACCTCTTAATGATAATGAATGGCACTACGTTGAGgctgaaatcaatgtgaaactGGCACGCCTCAAAGTAGACTTCCTGCCTCCGGCCATACACAAGTTTCCAGGCCAGACCTACATCACCATGAAGTTCACACAACCTCTGCTTGTTG GTGCAGCCAATCACACTTTAAGGCCCTTCTTGGGTTGCATTCGGGGCCTGCGGATGAACGGCGTGCCGGTGGACCTGGAGGGGAAGGTTGATGAAAAGGCCGGGATTCGTAGGAACTGCACTGGAGCGTGTCTGAATGCCTCTATACCGTGTCGAAACGGAGGCCAGTGCATTGATGGATACGCGGCATACACCTGCGACTGCAATAACTCGGCATTTGATGGCTATTATTGTCATTTAG ATATCGGGGCTTTCTTTGACGTGGGGGCGTGGCTACGCTATGACATCCGTAAGGAGCCAATTTCATTTGACGCCTGGTGGGCAAACTTTTGGATAGAGCCACACTGGCACAACTTCACCCTCGGCTACAACACAACAACCGATGACatagagttcagtttcagcaccCTACAGTTTCCAGCTGTGCTTCTGTACATCAGCTCATTCGGCAATGATTACATCGCTGTCCTGCTTAAGAAAGacg gtACACTATCACTGAGATACCGTCTTGGTGTAATAAACtataaatttaagttgactGACAGAAACATGGCTGATGGCTTTCCTCATTTTGTCAACATCACCCGACACAACTACACAGTATGGACGCAG GTGGATTACATGGATCCATGGATTGAAAAGTTAGTACCAGGAGAGATTCCCAGATTCGATTCCCCAAAGTCTATATTCTTAGGCAGAGTCATGG AGGTGGGAGGTGTAGAATATGAAATTCAGAGGCACAACAGTCCTGGTTTCACGGGCTGTATATCAGGAGTCCGCTATAATATCTTTGCCCCTCTGAAGGCTTATTTCCGACCCAATGTGACGAACCCACCCGTGACTACTCAAGGCTATGTGGTGGAGTCTAACTGTGGGGCGTTTCCTCCTGTTTTAGGATACGTACCTTGGGAGGATGACCCATGGTTTACAGGGCTGT tcTTCTATTATATTCATGATGACGTGACCCCACCCTGGATGACAT TAATCGTGACCGTGTCTCTGATGCTGCTTTTCCTGATCCTGTACGGCCTCTACATTTACCTGTACAGGTATAAAGGCAGCTACCACACGAATGAACCCAAACAGCTGGAGTCCCCGAGCTCCGAACGGCCCCTCACCGACACCCTGCGTAAGGACAGAAAGAACCTTCCCGAAATACTGGAGGAAAGTCCTAATGAATAA